The Blastococcus sp. HT6-4 genome window below encodes:
- a CDS encoding YbaK/EbsC family protein, which translates to MSRPPHPRVADVARVLAEAGATGEVRVLPAEVRTAAAAAAALGVPVGAIVNSLVFLADDAPLLILTSGAHRVDVHQVAALLGVGSLTPAPADVVRRHTGQPIGGVAPVGHPEPLGTLVDVELARHDAVWAAAGHPTAVFPTTYDELLRLTAGTAAEVGEGPGTATTAGNASPAGAPEAVSP; encoded by the coding sequence ATGAGCCGACCCCCGCACCCCCGGGTGGCCGACGTCGCCCGCGTCCTCGCCGAGGCCGGTGCCACCGGCGAGGTCCGCGTCCTGCCCGCGGAGGTCCGCACCGCGGCGGCGGCCGCCGCCGCGCTGGGCGTGCCGGTCGGCGCGATCGTCAACAGCCTGGTCTTCCTCGCCGACGACGCTCCGCTGCTGATCCTCACCAGCGGAGCGCACCGCGTCGACGTCCACCAGGTGGCGGCGCTGCTCGGGGTCGGTTCCCTGACCCCCGCCCCCGCCGACGTCGTCCGCCGGCACACCGGCCAGCCCATCGGCGGCGTCGCCCCGGTCGGCCACCCCGAGCCGCTGGGCACGCTGGTCGACGTGGAGCTGGCCCGCCACGACGCGGTGTGGGCCGCGGCCGGCCACCCGACGGCGGTCTTCCCCACCACCTACGACGAGCTGCTGCGCCTCACCGCGGGCACCGCTGCCGAGGTGGGCGAGGGCCCGGGCACGGCCACCACCGCCGGGAACGCGTCACCCGCCGGCGCACCCGAGGCGGTGTCCCCGTGA
- a CDS encoding DUF6504 family protein — protein MSRVLGEVVGRTGEEVQVERGPLGPVQFWRGQSRYVVGELLDSWIETVPWWIRGAEAGGASADMVAPREVWRVEAVRAGRSRMSFAGVYDLSWDASGNRWWLVRVHD, from the coding sequence ATGAGCCGGGTGCTCGGTGAGGTCGTCGGTCGGACCGGCGAAGAGGTGCAGGTCGAGCGTGGCCCGCTGGGCCCGGTGCAGTTCTGGCGCGGGCAGTCCCGGTACGTCGTGGGCGAGCTGCTCGACTCCTGGATCGAGACGGTGCCGTGGTGGATCCGGGGTGCCGAGGCCGGGGGCGCCTCCGCCGACATGGTGGCTCCGCGGGAGGTCTGGCGGGTCGAGGCGGTCCGGGCGGGCCGCTCACGGATGAGCTTCGCCGGGGTCTACGACCTGTCGTGGGACGCGTCGGGCAACCGCTGGTGGCTCGTGCGGGTGCACGACTGA